In the Streptomyces spororaveus genome, CCCGTGCAGCTGCTGGGGTCCGCCGTGCGGGACGTCCAGCTCGTGCAGGGCGCCCCCGTACCCGGCGACCCGGGCCAGGACCGCGGCCGCGTCGCGCAGCCTGACCGCGCGGCCGGTGCCGATGTTGACCACGCCCTGGGCGGCGGACAGCGAGGCGGCGTGCACGGCCCGCGCCACGTCCCGTACGTCGACGAAGTCGCGCTGCACGCCGAGCCCGCTGAGCTTCAGCTCGCCGTCACCGGCCTGCATCGCGCGGCGCATCGCCTCGGCGAGCCGGCCGAGCGGGGATCCGGCGGGGGTGCCCGGGCCGACCGGCGAGAAGATCCGCAGGACCACGGCGTCCAGTCCGGAGCCCAGGACCAGCTCGGTGGCGGCCAGTTTGCTCACCCCGTACGGTCCACCGGGTCTCGGCACGGCGTCCTCGGCCGTGGACGATCCGGGCTGGCTGGGCCCGTACTCGGCGGCGCAGCCCAGCTGCACCAGCCGGGCCCCGCAGCCGCTGCGGCGCAGCGACTCGCAGATCGTCGCGACGGCGACGGTGTTGTGCCGGGTGAGTTCCCGGGCCCCGCCCCGGGTGGCGCCGGCGCAGTTGATGACGACGCCCGGGTGGACGGCGTCGAGGAAGCGGGTGAGCGCACCGGGGCTGCCGGTGGCGAGGTCGAAGCGGACGTCGGCGTCGTCGCCGCGGCCGAGCGCGGTGAGCTGGACGGCGGGGTCGGCGAGCAGCCGGTCGGCGACGTAGCGGCCGAGGTATCCGTTGGCTCCGATCAGCAGCACCCTCATCGCGTGACCCCTTGGTTGGTTGGCTGGCCGGTCATGTCTTTTTCTCCTTGCGGACGGATGGACGGATGGGTGGGGCGGGGTACGGGCAAAGCGCCTCGGCGTCGGCTCCGAAGGTCTGGGGACGTCCCGGGGACGTCAGGGCCGCGCATGTGCGGAGGCGCGGGCCAGGGCGAGTACGGCGTGTACGAGGAGTCCGGCCGCGGCGGCGGTGGCCGCCGCCGGGACGGGGACCAGGGCGAGGGCGAGAGCGGCGCAGATGGGTGCGCGGTGGGCCCCGTGCCGCAGCAGGAGCCGGGTCAGGAACAGCAGCAGGGCGAGGGGCACGGCCACCGGCAGCGGGGCACCGGCGAGTACGGCGGCACCGGCGGCGGCCCCCGTGAACAGGGCGGTGGCCGCCAGCAGCAGCGGACGGGCCCGGTCCGCGAAGTCCTCCAGGGCGCGGCTCCCGTCGAGCCGGGCCCGCGCCCCGGCGGCGAAGGCGACGGCGGCCAGGTGCCCGGGAACGACGGCCAGCGCGAGACCGACCCCGAGGGCGGTGCCGTGCCGGTACACGGCTCCGGCGGCGACGGCCGCGGCCAGCAGGTGCGCCGCGTGGGGGAACCGGCCCGCGGCGGCACGCCCGGGCCACACCAGGGCGGCGGCGACGGCGGCCACGGCCGCGACCCCGGCCCACGCCTGCCCGGCGGCGGCGGCGGAGCAGGCGACGGCGGCGGGCAGCAGCGCCTGGCCGAAGCCGCGGAAGGCGGCCGGGCCGGCCGGGACCAGGGCGGGCGCGGCGGCGGTGACCGCTTCGTGGGGGCTGCGCGCGTACAGCTCCTCGGCGAGCGAGAAGACGTCCCGGTGCCGGAACCGTGCGGCGGTGCGGTCGGTGATGCCGTGGGCCTCCAGCCCGGCGGCGATCTCCAGCGGGTCCACGGCGCGCTCGCACAGCTCCCGGTGCCGGTGCAGCAGGGCCTTGACGGGATCTCCGGCGGACTTCCGCCGGGGCGGCCGGGCAGCCAGCCCGCCGCCCGCCGGTCCGGCCCCGCGGGGGGCCCGTTCAGCCTCGCGCCGGGCGCCTTCGGCGTCGACGGGGGCCGTTCCAGGCTCGCCGGCGTTTAAGGCGCGGGGGTCGACGGTGGTCATACGGCTGCCTCCGGGGACGGCTCCGGGGCGGGGGCCCAGGTCGGGCTGGTCCAGTGGCCGGGCACGCGGGCCTCCGGGGGCCGGGCGAACGGAACCTCGCCGTCCGGTCGCACGGAGCCCTTGGCCAGCAGGCGCAGGTAGATCTCCTGGAAGGCGGCGACGTTCTGCTCGACGGTGAAGAGCTCCAGGGCCCGTGCCCGGGCGGCGGCGCCGAGCCGCTGTGCCCGCTCCGGGTCCCGCAGCAGGGACAGGCAAGCCTCGGCGAGCGCCCGGGGATTGCGCGGCGGGACGACGAGCCCGGTGCCCCCGATGACCTCGCAGACCGCGCCCACGTCGGTGGAGACGGTGGCGCGCCCGCAGAACATCGCCTCGGCGAGGGTGACGGGGAAGCCCTCGATCACGGAGGACATCACGACGACGCGCCCGGTGCCGTACGCCTCGGCCGTGGTGGGGGCGTCGGGGCCGCCGATCTCCTCGAAGGCGACCGGGTTCTCCCCGACGGTGACCGAGTCGGCGGCCTCGTCGGGGAAGAGCTGGGCCGCCAGGGACCGGCAGTCGGCGAGGTAGCCGGGGGCCACGGCCGTGGCGAAGATCCGCAGCCGGGTGCCGGGCGCGGCCCGGCGCACCTCGGCGAAGGCGTGCAGCAGGGCGATGAGGTCCTTGGCGGGCTCGATCCGGCCGACCCACACGAGGGTGTCGGGGTCCCCGCAGTCCGCGGCCTCGCCGACGGTGGTGAATCGGTCCGCCTGCATCCCGGGGTAGACGGTCCGCAGCCGTTCCCGGGTGGCCCCGCACCGCTCCTGCCAGCGCCGGGCGTGCGCGTTCCCGGGGGTCAGGAAGTCGGCCCGGGCGTAGATCTCGGTGGCCAGCCGCAGCTGGAAGGCCGCGAGCAGGGCCCGTACGGCGGGGCGAATCTCCGGCTCGCCGCCGGTGTCGAGCCGGGCCAGGTAGTGGGCCCGGAGCTGGACCCCGTACTCGGTGACCAGCAGCGGCACTCCGAAGAAGCGTTTGGCCAGGAGTCCGGGGAGCGCCGCGATCCCGCCCGCGGCCGCGTGGCAGATGTCGGCCTCGCCGAGACTGCCGACGGCCGGATCGTTCTCCCCGTACCAGTCGAGGGACAACGGGCGCAGCATGACCTCCAGTTCGTCCACGAACTCCAACAGGTCGGCCACCTGGGCGGTCTGTACGGTGCGTGCGGCGCCCGGCGCCCGGCAGGCGGCCTCCAGGGCCCGTACCGCGGACTCGGAGCGCAGGGCCGCGTACATCCCGCCCTGTTCGCGGGCGAGTCCGGCGAGCCCGTACAGCCCGGCCGCGAAGGGCTGCGCCTCACCGGCGCAGATCCCGTGGACCAGCTCCTTGAAGCAGTCCACGAACCGCCGGCGCTCGCGGCGGGAGTAGGTCCGACCGTCGTCGGCGGGGGCCCACAGGGGGGCCGTCCGGACCCGGGTGACGTGCTCGGGCAGTGGCACCCGCGTGCGTTCCTGGTCGGCGCTGCGGCTCAGTGCGTAGATCTCGAACTCGTGCTGCGGGAGCCCGCGCACGAGCCGGTCGCACCACAGCCTCGCCTCTCCCGTCGCATACGGATAACCACCTTCCGTGAGTAGTCCGATCCGCACGAGTGGCACCCCCGATCTCCCGTTCAGGCGGTCGCCGTTCGGTCAGGCGACCCGCCGCGGGAGAACTCAAGCGGATATGCCGAAGGCGCGACGGACGGTTGTCCGTCGCGCCACCGGAAGGGGTGAAGAGTCGTAACTTTCCCGTACGGTTCGCGTTCGAGCACGCTAGAAGTACAGCCTCGGAACCGGCCGGGGCCGCGGTCGGCCCGTTACGCGAAGACCTCCTGGCGCGTCCGCCGGCGAGCGGCGGCCAGCGCGGGATCCAGCGCCGGTACGGCGGCCAGCAGCTGCCGGGTGTAGGGGTGGGCCGGGCGGTCGTACACCTCGTCCACCGGACCCTCCTCGACGATCTCCCCGGCCCGCATGACGGCCACCCGGTCGCTGACCTGCCGGACCACCGCCAGGTCGTGCGCGATGAAGACGAGCGCGATGCCGAGCTCCCGCTGGAGCTCGGCCAGCAGGGCGGTGACCTGCGCCTGGGTGGTCACGTCGAGGGCGGAGACCGGCTCGTCGCAGACGATCAGCCGGGGCCCGGGCGCGAGCGCCCGCGCGATGCCGACCCGCTGGCGCTGGCCGCCGCTGAACTCGTGCGGGTAGCGGTCGTAGTGCCCGGCCTCCAGCCCGACGCGCACCAGCAGCTCCTCCACCCGGGCGCGGACGGCCGCCTCGTCCCGCTCCCCGGCCGCGCGCAGCGGGTCGGCGACGGACTCGCCGACGGAACGCCGCGGGTTGAGGGAGGACACCGGGTCCTGGAAGACCATCTGCACGCCGCCCGCGATGCCGGTGACCTCGGCGCCGTCCCGGCGGACCTGCCCGGAGCCGGGCTCCAGCAGTCCGACGAGCATCCGCCCGAGGGTGCTCTTGCCGCTGCCGCTCTCGCCGACGATCCCGAGGGTCTCCCCGGCGTGCACGGCGAGGGACACCCCGGCGACGGCGACGACCTTGCGCCGGCCCCGCCCGAACTCCCGCCGCAGCCCGAACGCCTCGACGACGGGCGGCAGTTCATCCACTGCCGGGACCGCTTGCGGCCCCGCCGGCGTGTGAGGCGCGGGGGCCGGGGCGGAGTCCCGGGAGGGGCGCGGCCCGTCCAGCCTCGGCACCGCCGCCAGCAGGGCCCTGGTGTACGGCTCCGCCGGTGCGGCCAGCACGGATGCCACCGGACCCCGCTCGACGGCGGCCCCGTCCCGCATCACCAGCACCTCGTCCACGCTCTCCGCCGCCACCCCCACGTCGTGGGTGACCAGCAGCAGCCCGAGCCCGCGCTCCTCGCGCAGTCCGTGCAGCAGGTCGAGGATCTGGGCCTGCACGGTGACGTCCAGCGCGGTGGTCGGCTCGTCGGCGATCAGCAGCTGCGGCTCGCACGCCAACGCCATGGCGATGAGGGCCCGTTGACGCATGCCGCCGCTGAACTCGTGCGGCCGTGCGCGGGAGCGGCGCACCGCGTCCGGGATGCCCACCCGGTCGAGCATCTCGACGGCCCGGGCCCGGGCGGCCCGCCGGGAGACGTCCGCGTGGATCCGGTACACCTCGGCGATCTGGTCGCCGACGGCGTAGTACGGGTCCAGGGAGCTCAGCGGGTCCTGGAAGACCATGGCGGCGGTCCCGCCGCGCAGCCGGCGCAGCTCGGCCGGCGAGGCCGCGGCCACGTCCGTACCGCCCACCCGGACGGTGCCGCCGAGGCGGGCGCCCGTACCGCGGTGCAGCCCCAGCAGGGCCGCGGCCACGGTGGACTTGCCGCTGCCGGACTCGCCCACGACGCCGAGGGCCCGGCCCGCCTCCAGGGTGAAGCGGACCCCGTCCACGGCCCGTACGTACTCCCCCGCCCCGCCGACCGGGAAGTCGACGACGAGGTCGGTGACCTCCACCAGTGAGTGCGTCATGCGAGGGTCACCCTTCGGTCCGCGGCGGCGTACAGCAGGTCGGCGATCGCGCCCGCGAGGACCACGGCTGCGCCGATCGCGAGGACGACGCCGACCACGACGGGCAGGTCCACGACCCGTACGCCGTCGATGAGGGTCTTGCCGAGGCCGGGGATCCCGAACAGGGACTCCGTCAGCACCGCGCCGCCGATCATCGTGCCGAAGTCCACGGCGCTGAGCGCGATCACGGGGGCCACGGCGCCGCGCACCGCGTGCCGCGTGACCACCGCCCGCTCCCCCACCCCGTAGGCGCGGAAGGTCCGGATGTGGTCCTCGGCGAGCGTCTCCAGGGTCGAACTCCGGGTGAGGCGCGCGTACTTGGCGCTCTCGAACAGGCCGAGGGTGACCCAGGGCAGGAGCAGGTTCCAGGCCCACTGCTCGGGGTCCTCGGTGAGGGGGACGTACGTCGGGAACGGCAGCCACTGGAGGTAGGCGCAGACGGTCATGAGCAGCAGCAGCCCCAGGATGAAGACGGGGGTGCCGGTCCCGGCGAGGGTCAGGACGGTCAGGGCGCGCTCGGTGATTCCGCCGCGGCGCAGCGCCGAGAGCAGTCCGGTGCCCACGCCGACCACCAGCCAGATCACCAGCGCGCCGAGCGCCAGCGACAGGGTGGCGGGCAGCCGGTCCAGGATCAGCCCGGTGACCTGCTGGTCGTTCTGGTACGAGAAGCCCAGGCAGGGCGCGTCGCAGTGCAGGACCAGCCCGGCGCCGCCGGAGTAGTCCCGGCCGGCGAGCAGCCCCTGGAGGAAGTGCAGGTACTGGGTGAGGGCGGACTCGTTCAGCCCGAGCTGTTCGCGGACCTGGGCGATCTGCGCCGGGTTGCAGCGCTCTCCGCAGGCGAGGCGGGCCGGGTCGCCGGGGGCGAGGTAGAAGAGGGCGTAGACGATGACGGACAGGGCGAGCAGCACGAACAGTGCCCCGCCGGTCCGTTTGAGCACGAAGCGGGTCACGCCGTGCGCTCCTTTCTGGTGCCGACCCGCAGCCGGGAGCCTTCGCGCGGGTCGAGGGCCGTGCGGACGGCGTCGCCCAGCACGGTGGAGGCGAGCACGGTGACGAAGAGCAGCCCGGCGGGGAGCAGTACGTAGGCCGGGTCGGCGCGGAACCAGGTCTGCGCGCTGGACAGCATCTGGCCCCAGGAGGGCGTGGGCGGCTTCACGCCGACACCGAGGAAGGACAGGGAGGCCTCCGCCACGATGGCGGTGGGCACCTTGATCGCGGCGTAGGTGATGACGGGCGCGGCCAGCGAGGGCAGCAGTTCGCGGCGGGCGATGCCCAGCCGGCCCCGCCCCGCGAGCCGGGCGGCGTCCACGAAGTCCAGGCCGTGCAGGGCGAGGGCCTGGGCGCGCACCATCCGGGCGGTGCCGCCCCAGTCGAGCAGTCCGATGATCAGGATCAGCAGCAGCGGTCGCGGGAAGTCGGGCGGGACGACCGCGGTGAGGGCGATCCCGATCACCAGCATCGGCAGCGCGATCATCACGTCGGTGAACCGGCCGACGAGCTGGCCCGTGAACCGGCCGCCGAGTGCGGCGGCGAGTCCGACGCCCACGCCGACGAGTGTCTGGACGACGACGGCGCCCAGGGCGACGAGCAGCGAGATCCGCGCCCCGTACAGCAGGCGGGTCAGCAGGTCGCGGCCGGTGCCGGGTTCGACGCCGAGCCAGTGGTCGGCTGAGATCCCGCCGAAGGAGCCGAGCGGGACCCCGCCGCGCGCGGAGTCCACGAGGTCGTCGTGGTAGGCGTTCGGGTCCTGCCCGGTGAGCTGGGCGAGGAGCGGTGCGGCGAGGGCGAGGAGGACGAGCAGGGCCAGTACCGCGCCGGCCGCGAGGGCCGCGGGGCGGGGGCCCCGGGTGCGGGCACCGGCTGCTGCGGCGCCGGTCGCTGCGCCGGACCTTTCAGGGCGACGCTCACTTGACGGAGACCTGCGAGATGTCGAGGACACCGGTCCAGTCGCTGATCACGACGTTCTTGATGTCCTTGCCGACGAGCCGCTTGTAGACCGGGTGGAAGAGCGGGACGTCCAGGGCCTGCTCGCCGATCTTCTTGTCGAGCGCACCCCAGCGCTTGCCGGCCGCCGTGAGGTCGGTCAGCTTGGCGATCTCGTCGATCTCGGCGTTCACGGCCGGGTCGTCGAGCTGCGCGTGGTTGTAGTTGGAGCCGTTGGTCACGATCTGCCGGCCGTCGAAGATCGGCGCGAGGAAGGGGGCGCCGGAGGGCCAGTCGGCGCCCCAGCGGGAGAGGAAGAGGCCGGGGGTGTTCTTGACGTCCCAGCGCTTCTCGTTGAAGGCGTTGTTCTCCAGGCCCTCCAGCTTGACGGTGATCCCGGCGGCGGCGAGCGCCTGCTGCACGGCCGTGGCGACCTCGGGGCTGGTCTGGCGGTTCTGCGCGGTGGAGTGGGTCAGGGTGACGGTGAGGCCGTCGGGGTAGCCCGCCTCCGCCAGCACCTGCTTGGCCTTGGCCGGGTCGCCGGTCTTCCCCGCCGGGAAGTGGTCGTACGGGGTGAAGCCGAAGGCCTCGCGCTCGGGCAGGAAGGTGGTGGCCGGTTCGGCCAGCGCGGATCCGCCGGCGGCGTTGACCACGCTGGTGCGGTTGATCGCGTAGGAGATGGCCTGGCGCACCTTCGGGTTGTCGAAGGGGGCCACCTTCGGGTTGAAGGCCAGGTAGTTGACGTAGCCGAAGTGGCCGGTGCCGACGCGTCCGGCCAGCTCCTTGTTCTCGCCGATCTGCGCGAGCTCCGCCGGGCCCAGGTTGGTGTCGGTGGTGATGGCGGCGGCGTCGGGGCCGGAGCTGGTGGTCAGGCGCTGGTTGATGACGGCGGCGTCCAGACCGGAGCGGACGTCGATCTTGTCCGGGTAGGCCTTGCGCTCCTCGTCGGTCTTCTCGTCCCAGTGCTCGTTGCGCTCCAGGGTGAGGTGCTCGCCGTCGTTGTCGTTCTTGACGACCTTGTACGGGCCGGAGGAGACGGGGTGTTCCTCGTACTTGACCCCGGTGTCCTTGGCCTTGGGGACGGGCGCGAACTGCGTCTGGGTGGCGACGAAGGGGAACTCGCCCTCGGGCTTGCGGAGCTTGAAGACGATCGTCTTCGGGTCGGGCACGACGATCGAGTCGAGACCCTTGCCGCCGTCCTTGTACGGGCCCTCGTAGGTCTCCCCGCCGACCAGCCAGTCCCGCAGGTAGGGGGCGCCGCCCGACAGCTCGGCGGCGAAGGACCGCTCGATGCCGTACTTGATGTCGGCCGAGGTGATCGGCGAGCCGTCCTCGTACTTCAGGCCGTCCTTGAGCGTGTACGTCCACTCGGTGGCGTCGGCGTTGGGCTTTCCGGTGTCGGTGGCCAGGTCGGGCACGACCTTGGTGCCGGCCTGGCCGTCCTCGCGGTTGCGGGTGGTCAGCGTACGGAAGACCAGCGAGGGGACGTTTCCGCCGCCCGAGGTGTAGAGCCGGGCCGGGTCGAAGTCGCTCTGCGGCTCGGAGTTGAGGACGGTCAGGGTGCCGCCCTTCTGCGGCGCACCCCCGGCGGCGCCCGGCTTGTCGCCCGAGCCGGCCTTGTCCGCGGCGTCCTTGGGCCCGCAGGCCGCGGCGCCCCCGGCCAGGACGAGGCTGACGGCGACCGCGGCCACGCGGCGCGATATGTGGGACTGACGCAACATCGGAGAAGGACCTCTCGGCGTGAAGGGAGAACGGAAGGGCCACGCGAGGGGCGACGGTCGTCGGTCGGCGGCGGTACCGGACCGGCACCGAACGGGAGGAAGCCGCGCCTGCGGGCATGGGCGTGCCCGGGCGCGGCGGCGTCACGAGAAGGACGGGAGAGGACGCTGCGCGGTCGGGCCGGCGTCAGCGACAGAAGATGTCGGCCACGCTGTGCGCGGCCACACCGAGGAGCGCCAGCTCGATGGCGGCGCTCGCGTTCAGGGTGTGGCGGTGCGACATGCGGAGAACCATCGCCGATGATCGGACGGATTGTCAACGCGACGACCAGCCCGTACGGCGTGGCGCGTGAGGTGACTTGCCGTCAATTCTCGGGGAATACCCAGGGGTTGGGCTTGCACTGGATGCCGTCGATGTCGAGGGACTTGGTCTGCTGCTGCATGACCGGGGCGAGCGCGCCCGGAGTGCGGCAGTTGACGTGGTCGTGGCCGAGCCGGTGGCCGACCTCGTGGTTGATGAGCATCTGGCGGTAGGTGAACATCTGGTCCGGGCCGTAGGTCTCGGAGCCCTGGGCCCACCGGAAGGCGTTGATCATCACCCGCTCGGTCTTGGCCGAGTCGCAGGAGACGTTGCCGACGACGGTGTCGAGGTCGGACTTGGCGCACCACACCCCGGTGGTGCCAGGGCTCGCGAGGGTGATCACGAAGTCGGCCTCGCCGCCCGGTACGCGCTCGAAGGTCTTCGTACCGCCGTGGCCCCAGCTGCGGTTGTCGTTGAGGGTGCGGTGGACGGCCTCGGCGAAGAGCTGCGGGTCCAGGCCGAGGCCCTGTTCGACGTCGACCCGGTAGCGCACGACCTTGCCCTTGCCGGGGGCCTTGGCGACACCGGGCACGGTGTCGAAGGTCCCGGGCCCGGCGAGTTTCGCGTCGAGCGGCAGCTGCTGGGCCATCTTCTGCTCGTACGTCAGCTCCGGCTCGGGCGCGACCGCGGCCGGTGCGGCGGGCCCGGCGGGCGAGGCTCCCTGGGGCGTCGCACGGTCGTCCGAACGGGAGGCGCCCGCGTCGCCGCGGCTGTCGCCGACGGAGGCCTGCGCGCCGGACTTCTCGCCGTCCCCGTCCGAGGCCATCTGGCCGGCGACGACGACGGCGAGGACGGTGGTGACGGCCACGGCGGCCATGCCCGTGTACGTACGGACCTTGCGGCCGCGGCCGGGCGGCTCCTCGGCGGAAGCGTCGGCTTCGGCGTCGGCAGGGGCGTCGGCGGGGGCGTCGGCGGGCAGGACCGGATCGACGGGCTTGCGCGGACCGGGCACCCGGCGCTGCGCGCCGGTGGAGGCGAGGGGGTCTGGACCCGCGTCGAATGCGGCCGGCGGCGTCAGGGTGACCTGCGGGAAGCCCACCGCGGGGGTGCCGAAGGCCGGGGTGTCGGAGTCACGGAAGGCCGTGGGTGCCGGCGCGGTGGCGGTGGGCTCGTGCGGGCGCCGCACCCCGTGCCAGTCCCCGTACACCGAGTCGGGGCGGGCCCCCCAGGCGCCGCCGGACTCGTACTGCTGGGGGTGGCCCCCGGTCCGCGCGTCGGCGAAGGCCCGGTGGTCCTGGGACACGTACCCCTGGTGGGTGACGGTCGGTTCGGGCCAGTACCCGGCGGACGGTTCCTCGTACGGCAGCGGTGCGGGCTCCGGCTGCGGCCGGGCGGGTGCCGGAGCAGCGGCCGGAGCTGGGGCAGGCCCCTTGCGACTATGTCGTCCCACGGTCCTCAGCCTCTGCCGTCTTCGGTATTCCGGTCACTCTCGCCCGTTCCGGTGTCGTTCAGCAGCTCCCGGAAGGCGGTGGCCACCACCTCGGGGTACTCCATCATCGCCACGTGTCCGGCCTCGGGAACGCACAGCAGGCGCGAACCGCGGTAGGCCGCGGCCGCCTTGTGCGCCATACGGTACGAGACCAGTTGGTCCCGGCCACCGTAGACCAGCAGCGAGGGCGCGAGAACCCGCTGCGCCTGCCGCCACAGTCCGTGCTGGCCACCGAGGGTGTAGGCGTCGACGATGCCGCGCGAGGAGCGCGTCATCGCCTCCCAGAAGTACGGCAGGGCCATCCGCCGCTCCATCTCCTCCACGGCGTTGCGGAATCCCTCGGGTGTCACCCGGGAGGGGTCTCCGTAGCAGAGCTCCGTCACCCCCCGGGTGCGCTGTTCGGCGCTGAGCCCCTGGGTCAGCCGGTTGAAGAGCGCGGCCACCCCGGGCACGGCGAGCAGCGCGGTCGGCACGGCCGAACGCTGCACGCGCAGTTCGGGCAGGGCGGGCGAGACCAGGGTCAGGGTGCGCACGAGGTCGGGCCGGACGGCCGCGACGCGGGTGGAGACGGCGCCGCCGAGGGAGTTCCCGAACAGGTGCACCGGGCCGCGCCCGGCGGCGTCGAGGTGCCGGATGACGGCGCGGGCGAAAGCGGTGACGGAGTAGTCCCGGTCGGCGGGTGGTGGGGACCAGCCGAAGCCCGGCAGGTCCAGGGCCTCGCCGTCGACGGTGCCGGCCAGCCGGGCCATCAGGTCCGACCAGTTCTGCGAGGAACCGCCGAGTCCGTGCACGAACAGGGCGGGCGGCAGCCCGGCGCTCAGGGGCGGACGGGACCGGACGGCCAGTTCCAGGCCGGGCAGCGCGACGGTGCGCAACCGCTCCCCTTCAGCCACCCGGACTGCGCCCACCTGGGAGGACAGCTCGGTGGTGGACCGTACGCCCGGCAGCTCGGTCGATGACATGCGGGCAATGTTACGAGACGATCACGTTCCACTTCTTGTGTTCACGGTCACAAATTCAAGCGGATCCGCATAGCGGTGCCTCCGCGATCCTCCTAGGCTCGTAAGTGAGTACAAGGAAGCGAGGGGAGCGGCATGACTGTCGACCCTGCGGAGCCGGACACCTTCCGGGAGCAGTTTCCGGAAGCCCTCGATCCTGAGGCGCCCGAGGCGGATGTGGCGGAGCAGCTGGCCGATCTCCGGCCGGATGAGGACGACCCGATCACCGCTCGCACGGTGGAAGGGGTCACGGACGGCGATGCCGTCGAGCAGGCGCGGGTGGTGCCGCTGGACGAGGACGACTACCGCTGACCCCGCTGCCGGGCGGGCACCGGCCAAACCGCTGATCAAACCGCTGACCAGCACCTCCGGGTGGTCCGTACCGCGAGAAAAGTCGGATTGAACCCACCAGATTCGGTTACCGAAAAGTACGATGGCGGCGCGGCGCAGAGCGCACTGTGTTCTTAGAGAAAGTGGGAGGCGGCGTGACAGCCATCGAGCAGACCGAGGCAGCGCGTCCGCGGGGCACGCGACTGCCGCGCCGGGCCCGGCGCAACCAGCTGCTGGGCGCGGCCCAGGAGGTTTTCGTCGCGCAGGGGTATCACGCGGCGGCCATGGACGACATCGCCGAGCGGGCCGGCGTCAGCAAGCCGGTGCTCTACCAGCACTTCCCCGGGAAGCTCGACCTGTACCTGGCTCTGCTGGACCAGCACTGCGAGGCCCTGCTGCTGGCGGTGCGCACCGCCCTCGCGTCGACGACGGACAACAAGCTGCGCGTGGCGGCCACGATGGACGCCTACTTCGCGTACGTGGAGGAGGAAGGCGGCGCCTTCCGGCTGGTCTTCGAGTCCGACCTGACGAACGAGCCGGCGGTGCGCGAGCGCGTCGACCGCGTCTCGCTCCAGTGCGCCGAGGCCATCTCCGACGTCATCGCCGAGGACACCGGCCTGTCCAAGGACGAGTCGATGCTGCTGGCCGTGGGCCTGGGCGGGGTTTCCCAGGTCGTGGCCCGCTACTGGCTCTCCAGCGAGAGCCCGGTCGCCCGGGAGACCGCGGTCGGCCTGCTGACCTCGCTGGCCTGGCGCGGTATCGCCGGCTTCCCGCTGCACGGCACGGAGGCCTGAGGGGCCGGCTCGCGGCGGCGTCCTCGGCGCCGGCGGCCCTTGTCGGCCACCGCTGTTCGCTGCGAGCGTGTTCGCTCCGCGCGGTCCGCGTCCCCTCTCCGGGCTAATGTGGACCGCGTACGGCGCGGCTGATCGCGCGAACGGATCGTCGGAGGGACAAAGCCGTGGAGGTCAAGATCGGCGTGCAGCACGCACCCCGGGAGATCGTGCTGGAGAGCGACCTGAGCGCCGAGGAGCTGGAGAGCATCGTCACCGCCGCGCTGTCCGGCACCGCGCCGCTGCTGAGCCTCACCGACAACAAGGGCCGCAAGGTCCTGGTGCCGTCCGACCGCCTGTCGTATGTCGACCTGGGCGAGCCGAGCGTGCGCAAGGTGGGCTTCGGCGCGCTCTGAGAACTGTTGGAAACGGCCCGGTGGTTGATCCCGCCGGGCCGTTTCTGTTTCTTCCGCTTCGGGTAGGACCGCAGTGACCCGGTTTGCCCTGACGTATGGGAGAGACCTCATGCTGCTGCTGGAAGTGCTCGGCTCCGCGCTCCTGGGCCTCGCCCTGTCCGCGACAGCCGCCCGGGTGCTCCCGCGCCGGTTGCCTTCCGCCAAAGTGGTGCTGGTCAGCGGGGTGCTGGGGGCGCTGTTCGGGGCGTATCTCACACACTTCGCGCTGGGGCCCGGTCACAACACCCTGACGGCGACGCTCATCGGCGCGGTGCTGGTGTCGGCCGTGGTCCTGTCCCTGCTGCTCCGTCCGGCCTCAGGGCCCCGCAGGCAGTCCCACAGGACTCCGTTTTCACTCCCGACGCGGGGCTGACCGGGATCGTTGAAGGCGGCCGCCCGGCGTCTGGCGCCTGCCGCCCGACGCTCGGCACCTGATGTCCGCACCACGTACGCC is a window encoding:
- a CDS encoding DUF3152 domain-containing protein → MGRHSRKGPAPAPAAAPAPARPQPEPAPLPYEEPSAGYWPEPTVTHQGYVSQDHRAFADARTGGHPQQYESGGAWGARPDSVYGDWHGVRRPHEPTATAPAPTAFRDSDTPAFGTPAVGFPQVTLTPPAAFDAGPDPLASTGAQRRVPGPRKPVDPVLPADAPADAPADAEADASAEEPPGRGRKVRTYTGMAAVAVTTVLAVVVAGQMASDGDGEKSGAQASVGDSRGDAGASRSDDRATPQGASPAGPAAPAAVAPEPELTYEQKMAQQLPLDAKLAGPGTFDTVPGVAKAPGKGKVVRYRVDVEQGLGLDPQLFAEAVHRTLNDNRSWGHGGTKTFERVPGGEADFVITLASPGTTGVWCAKSDLDTVVGNVSCDSAKTERVMINAFRWAQGSETYGPDQMFTYRQMLINHEVGHRLGHDHVNCRTPGALAPVMQQQTKSLDIDGIQCKPNPWVFPEN
- a CDS encoding ABC transporter permease, translating into MSSTSRRSPSSERRPERSGAATGAAAAGARTRGPRPAALAAGAVLALLVLLALAAPLLAQLTGQDPNAYHDDLVDSARGGVPLGSFGGISADHWLGVEPGTGRDLLTRLLYGARISLLVALGAVVVQTLVGVGVGLAAALGGRFTGQLVGRFTDVMIALPMLVIGIALTAVVPPDFPRPLLLILIIGLLDWGGTARMVRAQALALHGLDFVDAARLAGRGRLGIARRELLPSLAAPVITYAAIKVPTAIVAEASLSFLGVGVKPPTPSWGQMLSSAQTWFRADPAYVLLPAGLLFVTVLASTVLGDAVRTALDPREGSRLRVGTRKERTA
- a CDS encoding Ms4533A family Cys-rich leader peptide encodes the protein MSHRHTLNASAAIELALLGVAAHSVADIFCR
- a CDS encoding alpha/beta fold hydrolase; translation: MSSTELPGVRSTTELSSQVGAVRVAEGERLRTVALPGLELAVRSRPPLSAGLPPALFVHGLGGSSQNWSDLMARLAGTVDGEALDLPGFGWSPPPADRDYSVTAFARAVIRHLDAAGRGPVHLFGNSLGGAVSTRVAAVRPDLVRTLTLVSPALPELRVQRSAVPTALLAVPGVAALFNRLTQGLSAEQRTRGVTELCYGDPSRVTPEGFRNAVEEMERRMALPYFWEAMTRSSRGIVDAYTLGGQHGLWRQAQRVLAPSLLVYGGRDQLVSYRMAHKAAAAYRGSRLLCVPEAGHVAMMEYPEVVATAFRELLNDTGTGESDRNTEDGRG
- a CDS encoding TetR/AcrR family transcriptional regulator, which codes for MTAIEQTEAARPRGTRLPRRARRNQLLGAAQEVFVAQGYHAAAMDDIAERAGVSKPVLYQHFPGKLDLYLALLDQHCEALLLAVRTALASTTDNKLRVAATMDAYFAYVEEEGGAFRLVFESDLTNEPAVRERVDRVSLQCAEAISDVIAEDTGLSKDESMLLAVGLGGVSQVVARYWLSSESPVARETAVGLLTSLAWRGIAGFPLHGTEA
- a CDS encoding ABC transporter substrate-binding protein: MLRQSHISRRVAAVAVSLVLAGGAAACGPKDAADKAGSGDKPGAAGGAPQKGGTLTVLNSEPQSDFDPARLYTSGGGNVPSLVFRTLTTRNREDGQAGTKVVPDLATDTGKPNADATEWTYTLKDGLKYEDGSPITSADIKYGIERSFAAELSGGAPYLRDWLVGGETYEGPYKDGGKGLDSIVVPDPKTIVFKLRKPEGEFPFVATQTQFAPVPKAKDTGVKYEEHPVSSGPYKVVKNDNDGEHLTLERNEHWDEKTDEERKAYPDKIDVRSGLDAAVINQRLTTSSGPDAAAITTDTNLGPAELAQIGENKELAGRVGTGHFGYVNYLAFNPKVAPFDNPKVRQAISYAINRTSVVNAAGGSALAEPATTFLPEREAFGFTPYDHFPAGKTGDPAKAKQVLAEAGYPDGLTVTLTHSTAQNRQTSPEVATAVQQALAAAGITVKLEGLENNAFNEKRWDVKNTPGLFLSRWGADWPSGAPFLAPIFDGRQIVTNGSNYNHAQLDDPAVNAEIDEIAKLTDLTAAGKRWGALDKKIGEQALDVPLFHPVYKRLVGKDIKNVVISDWTGVLDISQVSVK